The proteins below come from a single Holdemania massiliensis genomic window:
- a CDS encoding TetR/AcrR family transcriptional regulator — translation MGNAEKQTKQKIMEIAKEHFSRYGYAGTNLEAIGKEAGVTRGPLYYYFKNKKELYAAVIEQEKIHVVDQYKQIFEQACSIYEKLEKDIIYCSSSQSLLRQIGVGGQGEPEIPMQDYSQKVYQIKEEAMQKAVDKGELRADAKIEEMLQFLYIFVYGMTELRKTENSELVLKQRTLIQDAQMFVELFSARYGA, via the coding sequence ATGGGAAACGCAGAGAAACAGACCAAACAGAAAATTATGGAAATCGCGAAAGAACATTTCTCCCGTTATGGGTATGCCGGAACGAATTTAGAAGCCATTGGAAAGGAAGCGGGAGTCACTCGCGGACCCTTGTATTACTATTTCAAGAATAAAAAAGAACTGTATGCGGCAGTGATTGAACAGGAAAAAATTCATGTTGTCGATCAGTACAAGCAGATCTTTGAACAGGCGTGTTCGATCTATGAAAAATTAGAGAAGGATATCATTTACTGTTCATCCAGCCAATCCCTGCTTCGCCAGATTGGAGTCGGCGGTCAGGGCGAACCGGAAATTCCCATGCAGGATTATTCACAGAAAGTGTATCAGATCAAGGAAGAAGCGATGCAGAAGGCTGTGGATAAGGGGGAGTTAAGAGCGGATGCCAAGATTGAAGAAATGCTTCAGTTTTTGTATATCTTTGTTTATGGTATGACTGAATTGCGAAAAACTGAGAATTCGGAACTTGTTCTGAAACAGCGAACGCTGATTCAGGATGCCCAAATGTTTGTCGAGCTTTTTTCTGCCCGTTACGGTGCTTGA
- a CDS encoding amino acid ABC transporter ATP-binding/permease protein, translating to MKTRNTYTLCRQMIGLVKPLSGWMVMAVTFGFLGHLGAAFITIEGAGVLLSIIFPGTAAYLGSLWLIVVLALLRGILRYGEQACNHTIAFRLLALIRSQVFSALRKLAPAKLEGADKGNLITLITSDIELLEVFYAHTISPILIALFMSLFMTLWIGRFHPLLGAIALTAYVTVGILVPLYIHRKSQGLGAQLRRQSGALSSSVLETMRGLSEILQFDVGKQRLADLDQRTESLAKHELTMKILNGKNMALTQTLVLLFDSLLLIAAGLLIHTGQLDFSSAVLAFVGLMSSFGPVIALANLGSTLQNTLASGNRVLDLLEETPVVDEITGRPQINFTGAKAENLSFSYGEEEILSDLSLDIPQGQITGIVGRSGSGKSTLLKLLMRFWEVRQGRCTLSGTSISDINTANLRELESYVTQETHLFHDTIANNLRIAKQDATLEEIQEACRKASIHDWILTLPQGYDTPVGELGDTLSGGERQRLGLARAFLHSAPLILLDEPTSNLDSLNEAIILHALQKETQDRTVVLVSHRASTMRIADQVIPVENGRRS from the coding sequence ATGAAAACTCGGAATACTTATACGCTGTGCCGACAAATGATCGGTCTGGTTAAACCGTTGAGCGGCTGGATGGTGATGGCTGTAACCTTTGGTTTTCTTGGTCATCTTGGAGCTGCTTTCATTACTATTGAAGGCGCGGGTGTGCTGCTCAGCATTATTTTTCCAGGCACCGCCGCATATCTGGGCAGCTTGTGGCTGATCGTTGTCCTAGCTTTGCTGCGTGGTATCTTACGGTATGGTGAACAGGCTTGTAATCATACGATAGCCTTTCGCTTGCTGGCGCTGATCCGTTCCCAGGTCTTCAGCGCCCTGCGGAAATTGGCACCGGCAAAACTAGAAGGAGCGGACAAGGGGAATTTGATCACATTGATCACTTCTGATATTGAATTGCTTGAAGTCTTTTATGCTCATACGATTTCTCCCATTCTGATCGCCTTGTTCATGAGCCTGTTTATGACGCTTTGGATCGGACGCTTCCACCCGCTGTTAGGGGCCATAGCGCTGACTGCTTATGTCACTGTCGGAATCCTCGTTCCGCTCTATATCCACCGAAAATCGCAGGGTTTAGGCGCACAGCTTCGCCGGCAATCGGGAGCTTTGAGCAGTTCGGTTCTGGAAACGATGCGTGGACTTTCGGAGATCCTGCAGTTTGATGTTGGCAAACAGCGTCTGGCTGATCTGGATCAGCGCACGGAAAGCCTGGCCAAGCATGAATTGACGATGAAAATTCTCAATGGAAAAAACATGGCCCTGACGCAGACGCTGGTTTTGCTTTTTGACAGTCTGCTGCTGATCGCTGCCGGATTGCTCATCCATACAGGTCAGTTGGATTTCAGCAGTGCGGTGCTGGCCTTTGTCGGTCTGATGAGCTCCTTCGGACCGGTCATCGCTCTGGCCAATCTGGGCAGTACGCTGCAGAATACACTGGCCAGCGGCAACCGTGTGCTGGACCTGCTGGAAGAAACGCCGGTTGTCGATGAAATCACCGGTCGGCCGCAGATTAACTTCACCGGCGCCAAGGCCGAGAATCTGAGTTTCAGTTATGGAGAAGAAGAAATTCTTTCCGATCTGTCGCTCGATATCCCGCAGGGACAAATCACCGGCATCGTCGGACGCAGCGGCAGCGGCAAATCAACCCTTCTCAAACTCTTGATGCGCTTCTGGGAAGTCCGGCAAGGCAGATGTACACTGTCCGGCACATCGATTTCCGACATCAACACGGCCAATCTGCGGGAACTGGAAAGCTATGTTACCCAGGAAACCCATTTGTTCCATGATACAATTGCCAACAATCTGCGGATTGCCAAACAAGACGCAACCCTGGAAGAAATCCAGGAAGCCTGCCGCAAAGCTTCCATTCATGACTGGATTCTCACGCTTCCCCAAGGCTATGATACCCCAGTAGGTGAGCTGGGCGATACCTTATCCGGCGGAGAACGGCAGCGGCTGGGTCTGGCTCGGGCATTTCTGCATTCAGCGCCTTTGATTCTTCTGGATGAACCCACTTCCAATCTGGACAGCCTGAACGAAGCTATCATTCTGCATGCGCTGCAGAAAGAAACCCAGGATCGAACCGTCGTCCTGGTTTCCCACCGCGCCTCAACGATGCGGATTGCCGATCAGGTCATCCCCGTTGAAAACGGAAGACGCAGCTGA
- a CDS encoding ABC transporter ATP-binding protein/permease translates to MMINKRLIQAVPESKQAIRDQVLLQWGSLIANMIILFTFAFVLEALWKNQLNALQLSLAAVLIFGSLVVRWFCTSAASRKSFEASRSVKQILRRQILEKLLRLGVSYREQTATAEIVQIAVEGVDQLETYFGAYLPQFFYSMLAPLTLFAALSWISLPSALALLFCVPLIPIAISAVQTFAKKLLSRYWGQYASLGDSFLENLQGLTTLKIYQADEAMAKKMDVEAEHFRKITMRVLTMQLNSIIIMDWVAYGGAALGVFLAAAQLQAGSITLMQALAIIFLSAEFFIPMRQLGSFFHIAMNGMAASDKIFQLLDLPEPSEKTEIITETHPTIEIQNLGYQYQPDQTVLKNINASLPYGSLIAIVGESGSGKSTLAKILTGQNQNYSGNVRLGSLELNQIRETSLMKNVTYIGHSSILFKGTVRENLLIGNPHADDSQLWAVLEQTRLADFLRSEQGLDTVLLEKAANLSGGQIQRLALARALLHDTPIYIFDEATSNIDVESEIDILNQIHQLTHRHLVILISHHLTQVQHADQILVLEQGQLKEVGTHDDLLKNNGVYADLWHTQKQLETGCEEVNA, encoded by the coding sequence ATGATGATCAATAAACGACTGATTCAGGCCGTGCCCGAATCCAAACAGGCTATCCGGGATCAGGTTTTGCTGCAATGGGGCAGTTTGATCGCCAACATGATCATTTTATTTACCTTCGCTTTTGTGTTGGAAGCCTTATGGAAAAATCAGCTGAACGCTCTGCAGCTAAGCTTAGCGGCCGTACTTATCTTCGGCAGTTTGGTGGTCCGATGGTTCTGTACAAGCGCCGCCAGCCGCAAAAGCTTCGAGGCTTCGCGCTCTGTCAAGCAGATTTTGCGCCGGCAGATCCTGGAAAAATTACTGCGTCTGGGCGTGAGTTATCGGGAACAGACTGCGACAGCGGAGATCGTACAAATTGCGGTTGAAGGCGTTGATCAGCTGGAAACCTACTTTGGAGCTTATCTGCCGCAGTTTTTTTACAGTATGCTGGCACCGCTGACACTGTTTGCTGCGCTTTCCTGGATCAGCCTGCCTTCGGCATTAGCCCTTCTGTTCTGCGTTCCACTGATTCCCATTGCGATTTCGGCTGTACAGACCTTTGCGAAGAAACTGCTGTCTCGCTATTGGGGTCAATACGCTTCTTTGGGCGACAGCTTTTTAGAAAATCTGCAGGGTTTAACAACCTTAAAAATTTATCAGGCGGATGAAGCGATGGCCAAGAAAATGGACGTTGAAGCTGAGCATTTCCGCAAGATCACCATGCGGGTGCTGACGATGCAGCTCAATTCGATTATCATCATGGATTGGGTTGCTTATGGCGGGGCGGCCTTGGGTGTGTTTCTGGCTGCGGCGCAGCTGCAGGCGGGATCGATTACACTGATGCAGGCGTTGGCCATTATTTTCTTATCCGCTGAATTTTTCATTCCGATGCGGCAGCTGGGCAGTTTCTTCCACATTGCAATGAACGGCATGGCTGCCAGCGACAAGATTTTTCAGCTGCTCGATCTGCCCGAACCTTCCGAAAAAACAGAAATCATCACCGAAACCCATCCGACGATTGAGATTCAAAACTTAGGCTACCAATACCAGCCTGATCAAACGGTATTGAAGAACATCAACGCTTCCTTGCCTTACGGCAGCTTGATTGCGATCGTCGGGGAAAGCGGCAGCGGCAAATCAACACTGGCCAAGATTCTGACCGGACAAAATCAAAACTACAGCGGCAATGTCCGGCTTGGATCCCTGGAATTAAACCAGATCCGTGAGACCAGTCTGATGAAAAATGTGACTTATATCGGTCACAGCAGCATTCTGTTTAAAGGCACCGTTCGCGAAAACCTGTTAATCGGCAATCCGCACGCCGATGATTCGCAGCTCTGGGCCGTTCTTGAACAAACTCGGCTAGCTGATTTTCTGCGCAGTGAACAAGGCCTGGACACTGTCCTGCTGGAAAAAGCCGCCAATCTGTCAGGCGGTCAGATCCAACGGCTAGCTTTAGCCCGCGCATTGCTGCATGATACGCCAATCTACATCTTTGACGAAGCAACTTCCAATATTGATGTCGAAAGTGAAATTGATATTCTCAACCAGATTCACCAGCTGACCCACCGGCATTTGGTCATCCTGATTTCCCATCATTTAACTCAGGTTCAGCATGCGGATCAGATTCTGGTTCTGGAACAGGGTCAGCTGAAAGAAGTTGGAACGCATGATGATTTATTGAAAAACAACGGTGTCTATGCTGATCTATGGCACACCCAGAAGCAGCTGGAGACCGGCTGCGAGGAGGTAAACGCATGA
- a CDS encoding YbaN family protein: MKRTLLILLGTVSLILGALGAVLPLLPTVPFLLFTVCCYAKSSQRLHAWLLNTALYKQNLESYVQGKGMTARTKLRIMTAVTLMMALGWIMMSRVPVGRFILLGVWLFHVLYFIFGIRTLPENGGKVPITETKEEY, encoded by the coding sequence ATGAAACGAACTCTCTTGATCTTGCTGGGTACTGTCAGTCTGATCCTCGGCGCTCTGGGTGCTGTCCTGCCGCTGCTTCCGACCGTTCCCTTTCTGTTATTCACGGTCTGCTGCTATGCAAAAAGTTCCCAGCGGCTGCATGCCTGGCTTCTCAATACCGCGCTTTATAAGCAGAATCTGGAAAGCTATGTTCAGGGAAAAGGCATGACTGCAAGGACAAAATTACGGATTATGACGGCAGTTACACTGATGATGGCCTTGGGATGGATCATGATGTCCCGTGTTCCTGTCGGCCGGTTTATTCTGTTGGGCGTCTGGCTTTTTCATGTCCTGTACTTTATTTTTGGAATCCGCACGCTTCCGGAAAATGGGGGCAAAGTCCCCATCACTGAAACTAAAGAAGAATACTGA
- a CDS encoding sensor histidine kinase: MKLRYQLALSAFALFALIFNGAGLTLIEISAHQRFQDQLDAMIGQNRALDGLLTTTVSLLQFYPSVQSLDEQLRNQLEKMLKENALENGVRILDDHGVCIAENQFPEIADDQLTLPQPDQIWLKTKTSGDREYLISAHQVALSSRTLIVQTSTEITELRSDQEHQRWLFLIINIVASAAYLGAMIVISRRLTRPVELLAERERQIASGNWHQRLDLSGSQELKALAVNFNHMAETVEQKVAELETGNQEKEIFIHNLSHEMKTPLTSILGYTQLLRRTAMKPEDAEQALDVIESEARRMEQLSSRLMQLIMAAQPLPQLKSHSVELLLKQAAVRLEPVLQAAQLKLIVESEPLELEMDEELMQAALRNVLDNAVKASSAGGRLWLSAFRLNTSIIIAVRDEGCGIQDPHPERMLEPFVMEDKARTRKHNGAGLGLALTQRIVAAHGGRVELKSKLHSGTEIRFVFPLPSEHPAASEKNQLGNKPAAAETKAGKEGCL; encoded by the coding sequence ATGAAACTGCGCTATCAGCTGGCGCTCAGTGCTTTTGCGCTGTTTGCCCTGATTTTTAACGGAGCCGGTCTGACACTGATTGAAATCAGTGCCCATCAGCGCTTTCAGGACCAGCTTGACGCGATGATCGGGCAGAATCGGGCGCTCGACGGTCTTTTGACGACGACGGTTTCACTGCTTCAGTTTTATCCGTCAGTCCAATCCCTGGATGAACAGCTGAGGAATCAGCTGGAAAAGATGCTGAAGGAAAACGCGCTGGAAAACGGCGTTCGGATTTTAGATGACCACGGCGTCTGCATCGCTGAGAATCAGTTTCCGGAGATAGCTGATGATCAGCTGACACTTCCGCAGCCGGATCAGATCTGGCTGAAAACAAAGACGTCTGGAGATCGGGAATATCTGATTTCCGCTCATCAGGTGGCGCTGAGTTCTCGAACCCTGATCGTGCAGACCAGTACGGAGATTACAGAACTTCGCTCGGATCAGGAGCATCAGCGGTGGCTTTTTCTGATCATCAACATTGTGGCTTCTGCAGCCTATCTTGGCGCCATGATTGTGATCAGCCGGCGGCTGACTCGGCCGGTGGAGCTGCTGGCAGAGCGGGAACGGCAGATTGCTTCGGGGAACTGGCACCAGCGCTTAGACCTCAGCGGCAGCCAGGAACTGAAGGCGCTGGCCGTGAATTTTAACCACATGGCTGAAACCGTTGAACAAAAGGTCGCGGAGCTGGAAACCGGCAACCAGGAAAAGGAAATTTTCATACATAATTTATCCCATGAAATGAAGACGCCGCTGACGTCGATATTAGGCTATACGCAGCTGCTCAGGCGGACAGCGATGAAACCGGAAGATGCTGAACAGGCTCTGGATGTCATCGAATCCGAAGCTCGGCGAATGGAACAGCTGTCATCCCGGCTGATGCAGCTGATCATGGCTGCTCAGCCCCTGCCGCAGCTGAAATCACATTCCGTGGAATTACTGCTGAAGCAGGCCGCTGTCCGGCTGGAACCTGTGCTTCAGGCGGCACAGCTGAAGCTGATCGTGGAAAGTGAACCGCTGGAGCTGGAAATGGACGAAGAACTGATGCAGGCGGCCCTGCGCAATGTGCTGGATAATGCCGTCAAAGCCAGTTCTGCCGGCGGCCGCCTCTGGCTGAGTGCCTTCCGTCTGAATACATCAATAATCATCGCTGTGCGGGATGAAGGCTGCGGGATCCAGGACCCGCATCCGGAACGGATGCTGGAGCCCTTTGTCATGGAGGATAAAGCCCGGACGCGGAAGCATAATGGAGCCGGTCTGGGACTGGCATTGACCCAGCGGATTGTAGCGGCGCATGGCGGCCGAGTGGAACTGAAAAGCAAGCTTCATTCCGGGACAGAGATTCGCTTTGTCTTTCCGCTGCCTTCAGAACACCCAGCGGCATCGGAAAAAAATCAGCTCGGAAATAAACCAGCGGCTGCGGAAACGAAAGCGGGAAAGGAAGGCTGTCTATGA
- a CDS encoding coenzyme F420-0:L-glutamate ligase, translating to MLKVNENKQKRIEVFGYSYDRYALKTPVITDQDDLDELLRQVVAPQLEKGDLVFMSEKMVACTQGRAFPLLAIVPGRLARLLSRFVTKTPRGIGLGMPETMQMAIEECGVLRILLAAAVGMLGKLLGRKGWFYRVAGRKAAVIDGPCDYTLHPYHQYVVLGPQDPQRTAEHCALLLGHPAAIVDINDYGAEILGVWPASVNRRKLAEILRDNPLGQSDQSTPIGILRPVLKSEIQAEDVSLE from the coding sequence ATGTTAAAGGTGAATGAAAACAAACAGAAAAGAATCGAGGTCTTTGGATACAGCTATGACCGCTACGCTCTGAAGACGCCGGTCATCACAGATCAGGATGATCTGGACGAGCTGCTTCGGCAGGTCGTGGCGCCGCAGCTGGAAAAAGGAGATCTTGTATTCATGAGTGAAAAAATGGTGGCCTGCACCCAGGGCCGGGCCTTTCCGCTGTTAGCGATTGTGCCGGGCCGTCTGGCGCGGCTGCTCAGTCGTTTTGTAACCAAAACACCTCGCGGAATTGGTTTGGGAATGCCGGAAACCATGCAGATGGCGATCGAGGAATGCGGTGTTCTGAGAATCCTGCTGGCTGCCGCAGTCGGCATGCTCGGTAAGCTTTTAGGCCGGAAAGGCTGGTTTTATCGTGTGGCCGGAAGGAAAGCGGCGGTGATTGATGGACCCTGTGATTACACCCTGCACCCATATCATCAATATGTAGTGCTGGGGCCGCAGGATCCTCAGCGGACGGCGGAGCACTGTGCTTTATTGCTGGGCCATCCGGCCGCAATTGTGGATATCAATGATTACGGAGCCGAAATCCTGGGCGTCTGGCCGGCGTCTGTCAATCGCCGGAAACTGGCAGAAATCCTCAGGGATAATCCGTTGGGGCAGAGTGATCAGAGTACGCCGATCGGGATTCTCCGTCCGGTTTTAAAATCGGAAATTCAAGCTGAGGACGTATCTCTGGAATGA
- a CDS encoding response regulator transcription factor, whose protein sequence is MGKILLIEDEEAIRTLMRLALTTAGYQTAELPDGKQILETLEQGGLDLILLDVMLPEEDGFSILKKIRRYQVPVIFVSARTQLADKVQGLQAGADDYITKPFEMMELLARVESVLRRTGRKNGILTFQHLCIDEDQRQVRDSSGHSLELTPKEFDLLVFFVRNRNIALYREEILEKVWHDDYEGTTRTVDMHVASLRRKLGLSRQIVSVYKIGYRLEDRP, encoded by the coding sequence ATGGGAAAAATACTGCTGATTGAAGATGAAGAGGCAATCCGGACATTGATGCGCCTGGCTTTAACAACAGCCGGGTATCAGACAGCGGAGCTGCCCGATGGAAAACAAATCCTAGAAACTCTGGAACAGGGCGGACTGGATCTGATCCTTCTGGATGTTATGCTTCCCGAGGAGGACGGATTTTCAATTCTGAAAAAGATCCGCCGCTATCAGGTGCCGGTGATCTTTGTCAGTGCCCGCACTCAGCTGGCAGACAAGGTGCAGGGGCTGCAGGCCGGAGCGGATGATTACATCACCAAGCCGTTTGAAATGATGGAACTGCTTGCCCGAGTGGAAAGTGTCCTGCGGCGGACCGGAAGAAAAAACGGCATTCTCACATTTCAGCATCTCTGCATCGATGAGGATCAGCGCCAGGTCAGAGATTCTTCGGGCCATAGTTTAGAGCTGACGCCTAAGGAATTTGATCTGCTTGTCTTTTTTGTCCGCAACCGGAATATTGCTCTTTACCGTGAGGAAATACTGGAAAAAGTCTGGCACGATGATTATGAAGGCACGACTCGGACTGTGGACATGCACGTTGCCTCCCTGCGGCGGAAGCTGGGCCTGAGCCGGCAGATTGTATCCGTGTATAAGATCGGCTATCGGCTTGAGGACCGGCCATGA
- a CDS encoding FAD-dependent oxidoreductase: MKKLICLCLASLLCLAGCSSSPKTPTSDGDSLFKAGTYIGSGDGNNDPITVEVTFTETEIASITIKEHKETAGISDPAFEKIPQSVMSSQSLAVDTVAGATNTSKGILTAIEDCVKQAGGDVEQLKKAVDQTAKAKTEESRSTDVVVVGSGITGMSAALSAKEAGADVVVIEKQAVTGGTTAIAGGYLISIDSKLYDETDFDDSLDTFRKYWDERMSYSGQKSGYPDETRWEEIVAKTGDTVDWLQEKGVTWEAFTGFGPYPTAHNPAGGRGLIDEMVKIAESQGIEVITECKGEKLVIDDQGAVVGIVAETADKVITFNASSVVLATGGISANDEMVKQYSPKVAQAQTISVAAAGSTGDGMTMALEAGAVPFESFFTSICATTVDPVLAKSVSEAAALTTDKQLGVNAKGERFASESAVYYDALGSDMIQDGNAPFYYIYDSSDADIAAILEKGAAAGAVVKADTIEALAEGMKVDAAALKASFDRYNQQAEAGKDEDFGKAPENLVVLDQAPYYAVIFYPTTFGSQGGVLTSETGQVLNQTGEAIPGLFAAGEMSNRYFYNENYVLAASLGLYATTGRIAGTAAAAK, from the coding sequence ATGAAAAAGCTGATTTGTCTGTGCTTAGCATCTCTATTATGCTTAGCAGGATGCTCCAGCAGTCCGAAAACACCAACTTCGGACGGAGACAGTTTGTTCAAAGCCGGAACGTATATCGGAAGCGGCGATGGCAACAACGATCCGATTACGGTAGAGGTAACCTTTACCGAAACGGAAATCGCGTCAATCACGATTAAAGAACATAAAGAAACGGCGGGGATCAGTGATCCGGCATTCGAAAAGATTCCACAGAGCGTGATGAGCAGCCAGAGCCTGGCTGTGGATACGGTTGCAGGGGCAACCAACACGAGCAAGGGGATCCTGACTGCGATTGAAGACTGCGTTAAGCAGGCAGGCGGCGATGTAGAACAGCTTAAGAAAGCTGTCGATCAGACGGCGAAAGCCAAGACAGAAGAAAGCCGCAGTACCGATGTTGTCGTGGTCGGCTCTGGAATTACCGGAATGAGCGCTGCCTTAAGCGCCAAAGAAGCGGGTGCTGATGTTGTCGTCATTGAAAAACAGGCGGTGACCGGCGGCACGACGGCGATCGCAGGCGGCTATTTGATCAGCATTGATTCCAAATTGTATGACGAAACTGATTTTGATGATTCTCTGGATACGTTCCGTAAGTATTGGGATGAACGGATGAGTTATTCTGGTCAAAAGTCCGGCTATCCGGATGAGACACGATGGGAAGAGATTGTTGCCAAAACCGGAGATACGGTCGATTGGCTGCAGGAAAAAGGTGTGACCTGGGAAGCTTTTACCGGGTTTGGACCGTATCCGACAGCGCATAATCCGGCCGGCGGACGCGGCTTGATTGATGAAATGGTCAAGATCGCAGAGAGCCAGGGAATCGAAGTGATCACAGAATGCAAGGGCGAGAAGCTGGTTATAGATGATCAGGGTGCTGTTGTCGGAATCGTTGCGGAAACGGCAGATAAAGTGATTACCTTTAATGCCTCCAGCGTCGTTTTAGCGACAGGCGGGATTTCTGCGAATGATGAAATGGTTAAGCAGTATTCACCGAAGGTTGCCCAGGCGCAGACGATCTCGGTTGCGGCGGCAGGTTCAACAGGGGACGGCATGACCATGGCATTGGAAGCCGGAGCTGTTCCATTTGAGAGTTTCTTTACTTCGATTTGTGCAACTACCGTGGATCCGGTTCTTGCCAAAAGCGTTTCTGAAGCGGCAGCCTTGACGACCGACAAACAGTTGGGAGTTAACGCAAAAGGAGAACGTTTTGCCAGCGAAAGTGCAGTCTATTATGATGCTTTAGGTTCAGATATGATTCAGGACGGCAATGCCCCATTCTACTATATTTATGATTCCAGTGATGCGGATATAGCTGCAATTCTGGAAAAAGGAGCAGCCGCCGGTGCCGTAGTCAAAGCGGATACGATTGAAGCTTTGGCGGAAGGCATGAAGGTCGACGCCGCCGCGCTGAAGGCCAGCTTTGACCGCTACAACCAGCAGGCAGAAGCCGGAAAAGACGAAGATTTCGGGAAAGCGCCTGAAAATTTAGTGGTTTTGGATCAGGCTCCTTACTATGCCGTGATCTTCTATCCGACGACTTTCGGATCTCAGGGCGGAGTTCTGACCAGTGAAACCGGTCAGGTCCTGAATCAGACCGGTGAAGCGATCCCGGGGCTGTTTGCGGCTGGTGAGATGAGCAATCGTTATTTCTATAACGAGAACTATGTTCTGGCAGCTTCTTTAGGTCTGTATGCTACAACCGGCCGGATTGCCGGTACGGCAGCCGCGGCCAAATAA